One Campylobacter pinnipediorum subsp. caledonicus genomic window carries:
- a CDS encoding ShlB/FhaC/HecB family hemolysin secretion/activation protein, whose amino-acid sequence MQKEIEKFLNAEMNEKNIYLIIEYINKRLVEDGYVTSFSSFKNGNVYDGYLELEIKAGKINEIYFETKKDKGFRERQEIFFAFPYYKDKVLNTKYLDQGIENLSMGRKQNQLEIVQSDKEGYSDIIIRQKEDIGNFGINYDNSPIEKDRNKLAFNYNGGNILPINDSFGVSYSTNLGKDYTKNKDENLNFSYAIPFGYYKFSYNLGVNKTHSVVKGNTTNITRDGKVKKQKFKLSRIITRGKYNKMTGYVFFGQRENETYINNEKILINSKTYSTTGLGVNYSDKFLGGNIYLGLEYEKGVPWFRAEGDKNYNPKLPKKEFQKYSLNVDWGRYFLLQNKDVLGFRSSFLGVYSNDRLLNINKMSIGDDYTVRGFKENSISGEKGAYISNTLTYYFSEEKHPYMHVINPFVGLDAGTVRDKDNSSRESIIGMVYGVKFQKNGFNGSLMVSRALKKESRHKNEGNVISFNFGHSF is encoded by the coding sequence TTGCAAAAAGAAATAGAAAAATTTTTAAATGCTGAAATGAACGAAAAAAACATCTACCTAATAATAGAATATATAAATAAACGTTTAGTGGAAGATGGTTATGTTACAAGCTTTAGTTCTTTTAAAAATGGAAATGTTTATGATGGTTATCTTGAATTAGAAATAAAAGCAGGAAAAATAAACGAAATTTATTTCGAGACCAAAAAAGACAAAGGTTTTAGAGAAAGACAAGAGATTTTTTTCGCATTTCCATATTATAAAGACAAAGTTTTAAATACAAAGTATTTAGATCAAGGAATAGAAAATTTAAGTATGGGGCGAAAACAAAATCAATTAGAGATAGTTCAAAGCGATAAAGAAGGATATTCAGATATTATTATACGCCAAAAAGAGGATATTGGAAATTTTGGAATAAACTATGACAATAGCCCAATTGAAAAAGATAGAAATAAATTAGCGTTTAATTATAATGGAGGAAATATACTCCCAATAAATGATTCATTTGGAGTATCTTATTCTACAAATTTAGGAAAAGATTATACTAAAAATAAAGATGAGAATTTAAACTTTTCTTACGCAATACCATTTGGGTATTATAAATTTTCATATAATTTAGGAGTAAACAAAACACATTCAGTTGTTAAGGGAAATACGACTAATATAACAAGAGATGGTAAGGTAAAAAAACAAAAATTTAAACTATCTAGGATTATAACCAGAGGTAAGTATAATAAAATGACAGGTTATGTGTTTTTTGGCCAAAGAGAGAATGAAACCTATATAAATAATGAAAAAATTTTAATAAATAGCAAAACATATTCTACAACTGGTCTTGGTGTAAATTATTCTGATAAGTTTTTGGGTGGAAATATTTATTTAGGATTAGAATATGAAAAAGGAGTTCCTTGGTTTAGGGCAGAGGGAGATAAAAACTATAATCCTAAATTGCCTAAAAAAGAGTTTCAAAAGTATTCTTTAAATGTTGATTGGGGAAGATACTTCCTTTTACAAAACAAAGATGTTTTGGGATTTAGATCAAGTTTCTTAGGTGTGTATTCAAATGATAGATTGTTAAATATAAATAAAATGAGTATAGGAGATGATTATACAGTGAGGGGTTTTAAGGAAAATTCTATTTCGGGAGAAAAAGGTGCTTATATAAGCAATACACTTACATACTATTTCTCAGAAGAGAAACATCCATATATGCATGTTATAAATCCTTTTGTGGGTTTAGATGCAGGAACAGTAAGGGATAAAGATAATAGCTCTAGAGAAAGTATAATTGGAATGGTATACGGAGTAAAATTTCAAAAAAATGGGTTTAATGGGAGTTTAATGGTTAGCAGAGCTTTAAAAAAAGAATCAAGACACAAAAATGAGGGAAATGTGATCTCATTTAATTTTGGTCATTCATTTTAA